A single window of Rhodococcus jostii RHA1 DNA harbors:
- a CDS encoding nuclear transport factor 2 family protein → MTTTDHPARLAGQASREAASGRRKDEWLALFAEDAVVEDPVGPSGFDPEGKGHRGLDAISRFYDMTIATTESLEFLISDSLVCGNENVNIGTIRSTVAGSRIDAEGVFIYRVNEDGKITSLRAFWEVERAMKTLRKA, encoded by the coding sequence ATGACGACGACGGACCATCCTGCCCGCCTCGCCGGGCAGGCTTCCCGCGAGGCGGCGAGCGGCAGGCGCAAGGACGAGTGGCTGGCCCTGTTCGCCGAGGACGCTGTTGTCGAAGACCCGGTCGGCCCTTCGGGTTTCGATCCCGAAGGCAAGGGTCACCGCGGCCTCGACGCGATCTCGCGGTTCTACGACATGACGATCGCGACCACCGAATCGCTCGAGTTCCTCATCTCCGATTCACTGGTGTGCGGGAACGAGAACGTGAACATCGGGACCATCCGGTCCACGGTGGCGGGATCTCGGATCGACGCCGAGGGCGTGTTCATCTACCGCGTGAACGAGGACGGCAAGATCACGTCCCTGCGGGCCTTCTGGGAGGTCGAGCGGGCGATGAAGACACTGCGCAAGGCCTGA
- a CDS encoding TIGR03619 family F420-dependent LLM class oxidoreductase: MKFTVGIAMNPLDQLPALARTAEECGFSSIALPDSLFFMEKQSADYPYTPDGSRMWNEETPWVDPLIAAAAMGAVTSKIEFYTQVLKLGSRNPVLLARQVGSVANLIGNRFGFGVGIGWAPEEFEWCGVPYKKRGARVDEMIDVIKLILGGGMVEYHGEFFDFDRLQMSPAPTKPVPFYVGGHTDVALRRAARVGDGWTSAMIKFDDLVQVIARLRELREEYGRADLPYEIQTVCIDRFGKDGYAELADAGVTDTIVVPWVFDGIGFDGPLEAKQDSLRKFADQYIG, encoded by the coding sequence ATGAAGTTCACCGTCGGCATCGCCATGAATCCCCTCGACCAACTGCCTGCTCTCGCGAGAACAGCCGAGGAGTGCGGGTTCTCGTCCATCGCCCTCCCCGACTCACTGTTCTTCATGGAGAAGCAGAGCGCCGACTACCCGTACACACCGGACGGCTCGCGGATGTGGAACGAGGAAACCCCGTGGGTGGATCCGCTGATCGCGGCGGCCGCGATGGGCGCGGTGACGTCGAAGATCGAGTTCTACACCCAGGTCCTCAAACTGGGCTCCCGCAACCCGGTGCTCCTCGCCCGCCAGGTGGGTTCGGTCGCCAACCTCATCGGTAACCGTTTCGGTTTCGGCGTCGGGATCGGCTGGGCACCCGAAGAATTCGAATGGTGCGGAGTGCCGTACAAGAAGCGTGGTGCGCGCGTCGACGAGATGATCGACGTCATCAAGCTGATCCTCGGCGGCGGCATGGTCGAGTACCACGGCGAGTTCTTCGACTTCGACCGCCTGCAGATGAGCCCGGCGCCGACGAAGCCGGTGCCGTTCTACGTCGGCGGGCACACCGATGTCGCGCTGCGGCGCGCCGCCCGGGTGGGCGACGGCTGGACGTCCGCGATGATCAAGTTCGACGATCTCGTCCAGGTCATCGCGCGATTGCGGGAACTCCGGGAGGAGTACGGCCGAGCCGATCTGCCCTACGAGATCCAGACCGTGTGCATCGACCGTTTCGGCAAGGACGGCTACGCCGAATTGGCGGACGCCGGAGTGACCGACACGATCGTCGTCCCGTGGGTTTTCGACGGCATCGGCTTCGACGGACCACTCGAGGCCAAGCAGGACTCGCTGCGCAAGTTCGCCGACCAGTACATCGGATAG
- a CDS encoding erythromycin esterase family protein, with protein sequence MTVRSIVHDLGGMFSAPGDPSVTAAIGAFLRRLDPAPRLLGFGEPMHGEESFVLLRNQVFRFLVEHEGYRSIAIESSCLKGILVDSFVRGADHRSLDDVMQHGFSHGFGESRANRDLIEWMAEYNRRREPDEQLRFFGFDAPIEMTSADSPRQALTFLDTYLRTHLDEQDLPCTPDRISALIGDDDRWSNPAVAMDPAQAVGATHEAVELRLVADDLMTLLASQAPRLVDEGTRDEVWEAELHGRVATRLLSYHAGMAENSPRRITRLLGIRDTLMADNLSALVQREADRGPTFVFAHNGHLSKGETHWDLAGLHLHWWCAGAHLGLRLGDAYTVIGGAVGEAPGHDIGTPPPDSVEGRLFAVGESCLVPAAPVARRIGDVEKRADPSGNSTYFPLDPAGLGELDAILFVRRLDDAGT encoded by the coding sequence GTGACTGTGCGGTCCATCGTCCACGACCTGGGTGGCATGTTCTCGGCGCCGGGAGACCCGAGCGTCACCGCTGCCATCGGCGCATTCCTCCGCCGCCTGGACCCCGCGCCCCGTCTCCTCGGGTTCGGCGAGCCCATGCACGGGGAGGAGAGCTTCGTACTGCTCCGCAATCAGGTGTTCCGGTTCCTCGTCGAACACGAGGGCTATCGCTCCATCGCGATCGAAAGCAGTTGCCTGAAGGGGATACTCGTCGACTCCTTCGTGCGGGGTGCGGACCATCGGTCGCTCGACGACGTCATGCAGCACGGTTTCAGCCACGGCTTCGGTGAGTCCCGGGCGAACCGCGACCTGATCGAGTGGATGGCCGAATACAACCGTCGACGCGAACCGGACGAGCAACTCCGATTCTTCGGATTCGACGCCCCCATCGAGATGACGTCCGCGGACAGCCCGAGGCAGGCCCTGACCTTCCTCGACACCTACCTGCGGACCCACCTCGACGAGCAGGATCTGCCCTGCACTCCGGACAGGATCTCCGCGCTGATCGGCGACGACGACCGCTGGAGCAACCCGGCCGTCGCCATGGACCCGGCCCAGGCCGTCGGTGCCACCCACGAGGCCGTCGAGTTGCGTCTCGTCGCCGACGACCTGATGACGCTGCTCGCGTCGCAGGCGCCTCGCCTCGTCGACGAAGGCACGCGAGACGAAGTGTGGGAGGCCGAGCTTCACGGTCGCGTCGCCACCCGCCTGCTCAGTTATCACGCGGGAATGGCCGAGAACTCTCCACGCCGCATCACGAGGCTCCTGGGAATCCGCGACACCCTCATGGCGGACAACCTGTCCGCGCTGGTGCAGCGGGAGGCCGACCGAGGCCCGACGTTCGTCTTCGCTCACAACGGCCATCTGTCGAAAGGCGAAACCCACTGGGATCTCGCCGGACTGCATCTGCACTGGTGGTGCGCCGGTGCCCACCTGGGCCTGCGGCTCGGCGATGCGTACACGGTCATCGGTGGGGCCGTCGGGGAGGCGCCCGGACACGACATCGGGACGCCGCCACCCGACTCCGTCGAGGGCCGGCTCTTCGCCGTGGGGGAGAGCTGTCTCGTACCTGCCGCGCCGGTGGCCCGCAGGATCGGCGACGTGGAGAAGCGTGCCGATCCGTCGGGCAACTCCACGTACTTCCCGCTGGACCCCGCCGGCCTCGGCGAACTCGACGCGATCCTCTTCGTCCGGCGCCTCGACGACGCCGGCACGTGA
- a CDS encoding thiolase domain-containing protein, whose amino-acid sequence MANQLAAVLGTGQTHYVAKRHDVSMAGLVREAIDRAMEDARVGWDDIDAVVIGKAPDLFEGSMMPELAMSDALGANGKPLLRVHTAGSVGGSTAVVASSLVKSGVHKRVLTVAWEKQSESNAMWALSTPIPFHMPVGAGAGGYFAPHVRSYIRRSGAPDHIGAMVAVKDRLNGSLNPYAHLKQPDITLESVQASQMLWDPIRYDETCPSSDGACAMVIGNEEAAEQVTADGREVAWIHATAMRTEPTTFAGRDQVNPQAGRDAAAALWKAAGIKDPLDEIDVAEIYVPFSWFEPMWLENLGFVSEGEGWKLTEAGETAIGGRLPLNASGGVLSSNPIGASGMIRFAESAMQVMHRAGDHQVKDARKALGHAYGGGSQYFSMWVVGSDRPNN is encoded by the coding sequence ATGGCGAATCAATTGGCCGCGGTGCTCGGCACCGGTCAGACGCATTACGTGGCGAAGCGGCACGACGTGTCCATGGCGGGGCTGGTTCGCGAGGCGATCGACCGCGCGATGGAAGACGCCCGGGTGGGCTGGGACGACATCGACGCCGTCGTGATCGGGAAGGCCCCCGACCTCTTCGAGGGTTCGATGATGCCGGAGCTCGCGATGTCGGACGCGCTGGGCGCCAACGGCAAACCGCTCCTGCGCGTGCACACCGCAGGCTCGGTCGGGGGCTCGACCGCGGTGGTCGCGTCGAGTCTCGTGAAGTCGGGGGTGCACAAGCGGGTGCTGACGGTGGCGTGGGAGAAGCAGTCCGAGTCGAATGCCATGTGGGCGCTGTCCACCCCCATTCCATTCCACATGCCGGTCGGCGCGGGCGCGGGCGGCTACTTCGCCCCGCACGTCCGCTCGTACATCCGGCGGTCGGGCGCACCCGATCACATCGGCGCGATGGTGGCGGTGAAGGACCGGCTGAACGGCAGCCTCAATCCGTACGCCCACCTCAAGCAACCCGACATCACGCTCGAATCCGTGCAGGCCTCGCAGATGCTGTGGGATCCCATCCGCTACGACGAGACGTGTCCGTCCTCGGACGGCGCCTGCGCGATGGTGATCGGCAACGAGGAGGCAGCCGAGCAGGTCACGGCGGACGGTCGTGAGGTGGCCTGGATCCACGCCACCGCGATGCGCACCGAGCCCACCACGTTCGCGGGACGCGACCAGGTGAATCCGCAGGCCGGCCGGGACGCGGCGGCCGCGCTGTGGAAGGCCGCGGGCATCAAGGACCCGCTCGACGAGATCGACGTGGCCGAAATCTACGTCCCCTTCTCCTGGTTCGAACCGATGTGGCTCGAGAATCTGGGCTTCGTCTCCGAGGGTGAGGGCTGGAAACTCACCGAGGCGGGCGAGACCGCGATCGGCGGCCGGCTTCCGCTCAACGCGTCCGGCGGCGTCCTGTCGTCCAACCCCATCGGCGCCTCGGGCATGATCCGGTTCGCCGAGTCGGCGATGCAGGTGATGCACCGCGCCGGCGACCATCAGGTGAAGGACGCACGCAAGGCACTCGGCCACGCCTATGGCGGCGGTTCGCAGTACTTCTCGATGTGGGTGGTCGGTTCCGACCGGCCGAACAATTAG
- a CDS encoding steroid 3-ketoacyl-CoA thiolase: MGTPVIVEAVRTPIGKRGGWLSGLHAAEILGAAQRGILDRSGIDPELVEQVIGGCVTQAGAQSNNITRTAWLHAGLPWQVGATTIDCQCGSAQQANHLVAGLIATDAIDVGIACGIEAMSQVPLGANVGENAGPRRPADWDIDMPNQFEAAERIARRRGITRADVEALGVRSQARAKQAWDEGRFDREVLQVTAPVVDKDGNLTGETRVVTRDQGLRDTTAESLAKLKPVLEGGIHTAGTSSQISDGAAAVMLMDEARARALGLEPRARIISQALVGSEPEFHLDGPVQATARVLERSGMKIGDLDLFEVNEAFASVLLSWASVHEPDMDRVNVNGGALALGHPVGSTGSRLITTALHELERTDGSTALITMCAGGALATGTIIERI, from the coding sequence GTGGGCACACCAGTAATCGTCGAGGCAGTACGCACCCCGATCGGAAAGCGCGGTGGCTGGCTGTCCGGATTGCACGCCGCCGAGATCCTCGGCGCCGCTCAGCGGGGCATCCTCGACCGCTCCGGCATCGATCCCGAACTGGTGGAGCAGGTGATCGGTGGTTGCGTCACCCAGGCCGGTGCGCAGTCGAACAACATCACCCGGACAGCGTGGCTGCATGCCGGACTGCCCTGGCAGGTCGGCGCCACCACGATCGACTGCCAGTGCGGCTCCGCGCAGCAGGCCAACCACCTCGTCGCCGGTCTGATCGCCACCGACGCGATCGACGTCGGAATCGCCTGCGGCATCGAAGCGATGAGCCAGGTGCCGCTCGGCGCGAACGTCGGCGAGAACGCCGGACCGCGCAGGCCCGCCGACTGGGACATCGACATGCCCAACCAGTTCGAGGCGGCCGAACGCATCGCCCGTCGCCGCGGAATCACCCGCGCCGACGTCGAGGCGCTCGGAGTCCGTTCGCAGGCGCGCGCCAAGCAGGCCTGGGACGAAGGGCGTTTCGACCGGGAAGTGCTGCAGGTGACCGCACCCGTCGTCGACAAGGACGGCAACCTCACCGGTGAGACCCGGGTCGTGACGCGCGATCAGGGTCTGCGCGACACCACCGCGGAGTCGCTCGCCAAGCTGAAGCCCGTACTCGAGGGCGGCATCCACACGGCGGGCACGTCCTCGCAGATCTCCGACGGCGCCGCCGCCGTCATGCTGATGGACGAGGCCAGGGCGCGCGCCCTCGGTCTGGAGCCCCGGGCCCGCATCATCTCCCAGGCGCTCGTCGGCTCCGAACCCGAATTCCACCTCGACGGTCCCGTCCAGGCCACGGCGCGCGTCCTCGAACGCAGCGGCATGAAGATCGGCGACCTCGACTTGTTCGAGGTGAACGAAGCGTTCGCGTCGGTGCTGCTGTCGTGGGCGTCGGTGCACGAGCCCGACATGGACAGGGTCAACGTCAACGGCGGTGCGCTCGCACTCGGACATCCCGTGGGCAGCACCGGCTCTCGGCTCATCACCACCGCGCTGCACGAACTCGAGCGCACCGACGGGTCGACGGCACTGATCACGATGTGCGCCGGCGGCGCACTCGCCACCGGCACCATCATCGAGCGGATCTAG
- a CDS encoding GNAT family N-acetyltransferase: MSTQVQDRIHDRRELTAVLLRALEQRHEVLDAIVDSEDHAEALTTVAGLLDTSEAYAEAVLNLTFRRLTKVERLRIQTELKDLDATLEWTSTDRPASTGRNFRLRPFTDTEEDAELFRRRCGEQVDDAGAQWSEDRVEKERTEGLSRVDDESAAWFVCEDTAENTAVGMVFGELSGREVDVAIWIAPDARKKGYGTAAVKHSRQELAAEFPGTVLVVRAPA; the protein is encoded by the coding sequence ATGAGTACACAGGTTCAAGATCGGATACACGACCGTCGAGAGCTCACCGCGGTCCTGCTGCGTGCACTCGAGCAGCGCCACGAGGTGCTCGACGCCATCGTCGACAGCGAGGACCACGCCGAGGCCCTCACCACCGTCGCCGGGCTCCTCGACACCTCCGAGGCGTACGCGGAAGCCGTCCTCAACCTGACGTTCCGCCGCCTCACCAAGGTCGAACGGCTCCGCATCCAGACGGAACTGAAGGACCTCGACGCCACCCTCGAATGGACGTCGACGGACCGGCCGGCGAGCACCGGGCGGAACTTCCGCCTCCGGCCGTTCACCGACACCGAGGAAGACGCCGAACTGTTCCGGCGCCGCTGCGGCGAGCAGGTCGACGACGCGGGCGCGCAGTGGTCCGAGGATCGGGTCGAGAAGGAACGCACGGAAGGCCTGAGCCGAGTCGACGACGAGTCCGCCGCATGGTTCGTGTGCGAGGACACCGCGGAGAACACGGCCGTCGGCATGGTATTCGGTGAACTGTCGGGACGCGAGGTCGACGTGGCCATCTGGATCGCCCCCGACGCCCGGAAGAAGGGCTACGGCACCGCGGCCGTGAAGCACAGCCGTCAGGAGCTTGCCGCGGAGTTCCCGGGAACGGTCCTGGTCGTCCGCGCTCCCGCCTGA
- a CDS encoding acyl-CoA synthetase, which yields MAYNLADLFEHSVDAMPERVALICGARRVTYRELEDRANRLAHHFLEVGLTAGSHIGVHLHNSIETMETLLAAYKIRAVPVNINYRYTSDELAYVYGNAELDAVVHHRLYSPRIAEVLPSLPRIRHTVVVEDDLGGAGVPSDSVPYEEALSGSGDRDFGERSSEDLFIMYTGGTTGRPKGVVWTHEAIWRVLAGGLDFYTGEAIEDEYQQSRVGSQGEPTLWFALPPLIHAAAMMPTLTALFSGNTVLLESKFDADRTWELVERHKVQILIITGDAMGRPLIEAHQPSRTDTSSLGVVASGAALFSPVIKDAFLDAFPGLLVSDSIGASETGFGGIGFATKGEKQVGGPRVPAGRYALVIDEDDVPVEPGSGKDGWFAKGGYVPLGYYNDPEKTREIFREVDGRPVVVTGDRARVEADGSITLLGRGNMVINTGGEKVFAEEVESAVKAYRDVYDAIVVGVPDERWGHRVSAVVQARDGRGVDFAGLEEYVRQSLAGYKIPRLVWVEDTVQRTPSGKPDYRWAQGVTKQRDPDHRT from the coding sequence GTGGCTTACAACCTTGCAGACCTCTTCGAGCATTCCGTCGACGCGATGCCGGAACGGGTGGCGCTGATCTGCGGCGCCCGACGCGTCACCTACCGCGAGCTGGAGGACCGCGCCAACAGGCTGGCCCACCACTTCCTGGAGGTCGGGCTGACCGCCGGCTCGCACATCGGCGTGCATCTGCACAACTCCATCGAGACCATGGAGACGTTGCTGGCGGCGTACAAGATTCGTGCGGTCCCGGTCAACATCAACTACCGCTACACCAGCGACGAACTCGCCTACGTCTACGGCAACGCGGAACTCGACGCCGTGGTCCATCATCGGCTCTATTCGCCGCGCATCGCGGAGGTCCTGCCTTCGCTGCCGAGGATCCGGCACACTGTTGTCGTCGAGGACGATCTCGGCGGCGCCGGTGTGCCCAGCGACTCGGTGCCGTACGAGGAGGCGCTGTCCGGCAGTGGCGACCGGGACTTCGGCGAACGCAGCTCCGAAGACCTGTTCATCATGTACACCGGCGGCACCACCGGACGTCCGAAGGGTGTGGTGTGGACGCACGAGGCGATCTGGCGCGTCCTCGCGGGCGGTCTCGACTTCTACACCGGTGAGGCGATCGAGGACGAGTACCAGCAGTCGCGGGTCGGGTCGCAGGGTGAGCCGACCCTGTGGTTCGCGTTGCCGCCGCTGATCCACGCGGCCGCGATGATGCCGACGCTGACCGCGCTGTTCAGTGGAAACACCGTGCTGCTGGAATCGAAGTTCGACGCCGACCGGACGTGGGAACTCGTCGAGCGGCACAAGGTACAGATCCTCATCATCACCGGCGACGCGATGGGACGGCCGCTGATCGAGGCGCATCAGCCGTCGCGCACCGACACGTCGAGCCTGGGTGTCGTGGCATCCGGGGCCGCGCTGTTCTCACCGGTGATCAAGGACGCCTTCCTCGACGCGTTCCCGGGACTGCTGGTGTCCGATTCGATCGGCGCGTCGGAAACAGGCTTCGGCGGAATCGGTTTCGCGACCAAGGGGGAGAAACAGGTGGGTGGTCCCCGGGTACCTGCCGGCCGGTACGCCCTGGTGATCGACGAGGACGACGTTCCCGTCGAGCCGGGGTCGGGGAAGGACGGCTGGTTCGCGAAGGGCGGGTACGTCCCGCTGGGTTACTACAACGACCCGGAGAAGACCCGGGAGATCTTCCGGGAAGTCGACGGGCGACCGGTCGTCGTCACCGGCGACCGCGCGCGGGTCGAGGCCGACGGATCGATCACCCTGCTCGGCCGCGGCAACATGGTGATCAACACCGGCGGCGAGAAGGTGTTCGCCGAAGAGGTCGAGAGTGCGGTGAAGGCGTACCGCGACGTCTACGACGCCATCGTGGTCGGCGTCCCCGACGAACGGTGGGGGCACCGGGTCTCCGCGGTCGTGCAGGCGCGCGACGGTCGGGGCGTCGACTTCGCCGGACTCGAGGAATACGTGCGGCAGAGCCTGGCCGGCTACAAGATTCCGCGGCTGGTGTGGGTGGAAGACACCGTCCAGCGCACACCGAGCGGCAAGCCCGACTACCGCTGGGCTCAGGGCGTCACCAAACAGCGCGACCCCGACCACCGCACGTGA
- a CDS encoding thiolase domain-containing protein produces MTDIAVVGFAHAPHVRETTGTTNGVEMLVPCFQQLYEDLGITKSDIGFWCSGSSDYLAGRSFSFISAVDSIGAVPPINESHVEMDAAWAFYEAWIKIMTGEVDTALVYGFGKSSAGNLRKILSMQLDPYLVTPLALDSVSLAGLQARLGLDAGKWTSEEMAAVAARSRAAAESNPNTQLSGHVDINALLASPFVADPLRAHDCAPITDGAAAVVLAAGDRARELCERPAWITGIEHRIDSPNFGARDLTVSPSTTASARAATGGDVGGIDVAELHGPFTHQELILREAIGLSDATAINPSGGPLSGNPMFAAGLERIGYAAKAIMDGNAGRTLAHATSGAVLQQNLVAVLEGRN; encoded by the coding sequence ATGACAGATATCGCAGTCGTCGGGTTCGCGCACGCACCGCACGTGCGCGAGACCACCGGCACCACCAACGGCGTCGAGATGCTGGTTCCCTGCTTCCAGCAGCTGTACGAGGACCTCGGAATCACCAAGTCCGACATCGGTTTCTGGTGTTCGGGGTCGTCGGACTACCTGGCCGGCCGTTCATTCTCCTTCATCTCCGCCGTCGACTCGATCGGGGCGGTTCCGCCGATCAACGAGTCGCACGTCGAGATGGATGCGGCGTGGGCGTTCTACGAGGCCTGGATCAAGATCATGACCGGCGAGGTCGACACCGCCCTCGTCTACGGCTTCGGGAAGTCGTCGGCGGGCAACCTCCGCAAGATCCTGTCGATGCAACTCGACCCCTACCTGGTCACCCCGCTCGCGCTCGACTCCGTGTCGCTCGCCGGACTGCAGGCCCGCCTCGGACTCGATGCCGGAAAGTGGACGTCCGAGGAGATGGCGGCCGTGGCCGCGCGCAGCCGGGCCGCGGCGGAGAGCAATCCGAACACCCAGCTGTCGGGGCACGTCGACATCAACGCACTGCTCGCCAGCCCGTTCGTCGCGGACCCGTTGCGCGCCCACGACTGTGCACCGATCACGGACGGCGCCGCCGCTGTCGTGCTCGCCGCGGGCGATCGTGCCCGTGAGCTGTGTGAGCGGCCGGCGTGGATCACCGGGATCGAGCATCGGATCGATTCCCCGAACTTCGGTGCCCGCGACCTGACGGTCTCGCCGTCGACGACGGCGTCCGCCCGCGCCGCCACCGGAGGGGACGTCGGCGGAATCGACGTGGCCGAACTGCACGGGCCGTTCACCCATCAGGAACTGATCCTCCGCGAGGCCATCGGACTGTCCGATGCGACGGCGATCAATCCGTCGGGCGGCCCGCTGAGCGGGAATCCGATGTTCGCGGCGGGTCTGGAACGCATAGGTTACGCAGCCAAGGCCATCATGGACGGCAACGCCGGGCGCACGCTGGCGCACGCTACGAGTGGTGCTGTGCTGCAACAGAATCTGGTCGCAGTCTTGGAGGGACGCAACTGA
- a CDS encoding nitroreductase family deazaflavin-dependent oxidoreductase yields the protein MNAPAPARPPGLDSKWTVSFIKWMSKINVVLYRRTGGRLGSKWRVGSAFPRGLPVCLLTTTGRKSGEPRISPLLFLEDGDRIILVASQGGLPKHPMWYLNLRANPDVTVQVKSRVRPMTAHVADPEERARLWPRLVAMYPDFDNYQAWTDRTIPVVVCTPR from the coding sequence ATGAATGCACCCGCACCCGCCCGACCGCCCGGCCTCGACTCGAAGTGGACGGTCTCCTTCATCAAGTGGATGTCGAAGATCAACGTCGTGCTCTACCGGCGGACGGGCGGGCGCCTGGGCAGCAAGTGGCGGGTGGGCAGCGCCTTCCCCCGCGGGTTGCCCGTCTGCCTGCTCACCACCACGGGACGGAAGAGCGGCGAGCCGCGGATCAGCCCGCTGCTGTTCCTCGAGGACGGCGACCGCATCATCCTCGTCGCCTCGCAGGGCGGCCTCCCGAAGCACCCGATGTGGTACCTCAACCTGCGCGCGAACCCCGACGTGACCGTCCAGGTGAAGTCGCGGGTCCGGCCGATGACCGCCCACGTGGCGGACCCCGAGGAACGCGCGCGCCTGTGGCCGCGGCTCGTCGCCATGTATCCGGATTTCGACAACTACCAGGCCTGGACCGACCGCACGATCCCCGTCGTGGTCTGCACTCCCCGATAG
- a CDS encoding cytochrome P450 translates to MAQPNLPEGFDFTDPDVYAERIPYQEFAELRKTAPIWWNPQPPEIGGFHDDGYWVVSKLEDVKEVSRRSDVFSTHENTAIVRFADDIPRENIEMQRFILINKDAPEHTKLRKLVSRGFTPRAINSLREELTERAEKIVKEAAESGAGDFVTQVACELPLQAIAELLGVPQEDRLKVFDWSNQMTGYDDPELDIDPQAASMEILGYAYQMADERKKCPADDIVTTLIEADIDGNELSPEEFGFFVILLAVAGNETTRNAITHGMMAFLDHPDQWELYKKERPKTTADEIVRWATPVNSFQRTALEDTELGGVQIKKGQRVVMLYGSANFDEDAFENPEKFDIMRENNPHVGFGGTGAHFCLGANLARLEIDLIFNAIADHLPDISKLGDPRRLRSGWLNGIKEFQVDYKTASGGCPVRH, encoded by the coding sequence GTGGCGCAGCCCAATCTTCCAGAGGGTTTCGACTTCACCGACCCGGACGTCTACGCAGAGCGCATCCCCTACCAGGAATTCGCCGAACTGCGGAAGACTGCCCCGATCTGGTGGAACCCGCAGCCGCCGGAGATCGGTGGCTTCCACGACGACGGCTACTGGGTCGTCAGCAAGCTCGAGGACGTCAAGGAGGTGTCGCGGCGCAGCGACGTCTTCTCCACACACGAGAACACCGCGATCGTGCGCTTCGCCGACGACATTCCGCGCGAGAACATCGAGATGCAGCGGTTCATCCTCATCAACAAGGACGCTCCCGAGCACACCAAGCTCCGCAAACTCGTCTCCCGCGGCTTCACGCCCCGCGCGATCAACAGCCTGCGCGAAGAACTCACCGAACGCGCCGAGAAGATCGTGAAGGAGGCCGCCGAATCGGGGGCAGGCGACTTCGTCACCCAGGTGGCGTGTGAACTTCCGCTGCAGGCGATCGCCGAACTGCTCGGTGTGCCGCAGGAGGATCGCCTGAAGGTCTTCGACTGGTCGAACCAGATGACGGGCTACGACGACCCCGAGCTGGACATCGACCCGCAGGCCGCGTCGATGGAGATCCTCGGCTACGCGTACCAGATGGCGGACGAGCGCAAGAAGTGCCCCGCCGACGACATCGTCACGACGCTGATCGAAGCGGATATCGATGGAAATGAGCTTTCTCCCGAGGAATTCGGTTTCTTCGTGATCCTGCTGGCGGTCGCAGGCAACGAGACCACCCGCAATGCCATCACACACGGGATGATGGCGTTCCTGGACCATCCCGATCAGTGGGAGCTCTATAAGAAGGAGCGCCCCAAGACGACGGCGGACGAGATCGTCCGGTGGGCGACCCCGGTCAACTCGTTCCAGCGCACCGCACTGGAAGACACCGAACTCGGCGGAGTGCAGATCAAGAAGGGGCAGCGAGTCGTAATGCTGTACGGCTCCGCGAACTTCGACGAGGACGCGTTCGAGAACCCGGAGAAGTTCGACATCATGCGGGAGAACAACCCGCACGTCGGATTCGGCGGAACGGGCGCACACTTCTGCCTCGGCGCCAATCTGGCGCGACTCGAGATCGACCTGATCTTCAATGCGATTGCGGATCACCTGCCCGATATCAGTAAGCTGGGAGATCCGCGGCGGTTGCGCTCGGGCTGGCTCAACGGTATCAAGGAGTTTCAGGTCGATTACAAGACTGCGTCAGGCGGTTGCCCGGTCAGACACTGA